Part of the Chloroflexota bacterium genome, CAGCGGGACCATGGTCTCCGCCCAGGTCCTGATCGAGAAGGCGCTGCCCTGGCACAAGAAGATCGCCCAGGTAGCTCACGAGAGTGGCAAGCTGTATCTGCTCCACTCCTGCGGCAACCTGGAAGAGATCATGCCCGCTCTCATCGAGGATGTGAAGATCGATGGGAAGCACTCCTTTGAGGACACCATCGAGCCGGTGACCGAGGCCAAACGCCACTGGGGGGATCGCATCGCGCTGATCGGGGGCATCGACGTGGACTTCCTGACGCGCGCCACGCCCGAGCAGGTCCGCCAGCGCGTGCGGGAGACGCTGGACGTGTGCCTGCCCGGCGGTGGCTACTGCCTGGGCAGCGGCAACAGCGTCACCAACTACATCCCGCTGGAGAACTATCTCGCCATGATGGACGAGGGCCGCCGATACACGGCCTGATTCCTCTTACATTCTACCTGCCTGGTTGAGGCTTTGGCCGGTGGCCTCCGGCCCCACGGGGCAGGTGAGGGGCTGAAAATAGAGTTCTTCGGAGGGGCGGCGGCCCCTCCCCTCCGAGCCACCCCAGAAATGCGGGGCCACGCTTCCATAATCGCTTAAGTTGATACCAAGGGGGCGCAGCGGCGCCGCGCCCCTACATCCGGGACGTTTGATAGGGGAGCATGTCGCTTCTCGCTAGTTCCCTCGCAAAAGTGTCCGGTAGTTAGAGACACCAATAGTGTAAGAGGCGACTTCGATATACTCCTTCTATGCCCTTCTTGGTGTCTTAGCGGCTTCGTGGTATGTTCTTCAGGCACATTCTGAGCCATTGCTTCTTCCGCTGTGGGGAGGTCCGGAGGGGCGTGGGATTCCCGTCAGCCGAGGGAATCCCTCAGACACCTTACCGGCAGCTTCCAGACGCGCTCTTACCGGAGGATATGGATGACACACGTCCCCAGCCCAGCCGATCTCTCCAGCCCACCCGCATCGTCCGCCTCTCATACGTACTACGTGACGGTGGCCACCGGCCTGGAGTTCATCGCTGAGGACGAGATCCGGGAGCGGTTTCCCTCCGCCCAGGCTCAACGGTCGCGTGGGAAGGTGCTCTTCACCGTCGACGCCCCTCCCGCTCCGCTTCTGGCCATCCGCTCGGCGGAACATCTGTACGCCTTCGTCGCCCGGATCTCCGGGATCCCCTCCGATCGGAGTGGGTTAACGCGGCTGGAGCAGGTCCCGCTGGAGGTGGACTGGGAGCCCGCTCTGGCCGTGTGGCGACGCTTCTTCCCGGACGCCCCGGAGCCTCCCGCCTTCCGGGTAACCGCGCAGCGCAGCGGCCAGCACGCGTATCAGTCGCCGGATGTCGCCGCGGCGCTGGGGACCGGCCTGGTCCGCCGCTTCGGCTGGCCGGTCCGGCTCAAAGATTTCGACCTGGAGGTCATGGCCTACCTGCAGGGGGACGAGCTCACGCTGGGGATCACGCTCACGCCGGGGGGATTGTACCGCCGCGAGCGGGTGGCGTGGGGTCGCACCGCGCTGAAAGGAAGCATCGCCTACGCGATGGTCCGCCTGGCGAGGGTACGGCCGGGCGATCTGCTGGTGGACCCCATGTGCGGCGTCGGCACGATCCCCATCGAGGCCGCGCTGGCCTGGCCGGGCCTCCGCTGCTGGGGCGGCGATCGATCATGGGGAGCGGTCTCACGGGCGGCCTTGAACGCCCGGCACGTCGGCGCGCCTGTGCACCTGTTCCACTGGAACGTGCACCGTCTCCCCCTGGACGATGACTCCGTCGACGCCATCGTATGTGACATGCCCTTCGGCCGCCGCGTGGGATCGCACGAGCTCAACCGTCGGATCTACCCGCCCGCCCTGCGAGAGATGGCGCGCGTCCTTCGCCCCGGCGGACAGGCTGTGCTGCTCACGCTGGAGCGGAAGCTCATGGAGCAGATCGTGCGAGGCGACCCGATCTGGCGCTCCGAGGCCGTCTATCCCGTGAACGTCGGCGGCCTTGAGGCACGTCTCTACCGCCTGCGAAAGCGCCCATCCGCATGACCATGGGAACACCAGGAGGTAAGCATGGAACCGATCATCGGTGAACTGCATTCCAGCCCCGTCATCACACGACACGAGGCGAATCCGATCCTCACGGCGGCTGACGTTCCCTATCCGGCCACCCTGGTTTTCAATCCGGGCGTCACCCGCTACCAGGGCCGATACGTCATGGTCTTCCGCAACGACTACGGCTCGGCCGAGGAACAGCGCCTGGACGGCACCAACCTCGGGCTGGCTTACAGCGATGACGGGATCCACTGGGAGGTCCAGCCCAAGCCCTGCTTCGAGCTGTCGGACGAGGAGATCATCCGGGCTTACGATCCTCGCCTGATCGTGATGGACGGGCGGTGCTACATGTGCTTCGCCGTGGACACGCACCACGGCGTACGCGGTGGGATCGCCGTCACCGACGACTTCGAGTCGTTCGAGATCCTGAGCATGTCCGTGCCCGATAACCGCAACATGGTGCTGTTCCCGGAGAAGCTGGGCGGCATGTACGTCCGGCTGGAGCGTCCCTTCCCGGTCTACAGCCGCGGCGGCATCGAGCGCTTCGACATCTGGATCTCGGACTCGCCCGACCTCCGGTACTGGGGGAACTCCGATCTCCTGCTGGCAGTGGAGGATATCCCCTTCGCCAACACGAAGCTGGGCCCCGCCGCGCCGCCGGTGAAGACGCCTCACGGCTGGCTGACCACCTTCCACGCCGTCGACTTCGACCCGGCCCGGGGCAAAAACGGCTGGGAGGAGAGCTGGAAGAAACGGTACACGGTGGGCGTCATGCTGCTGGACCTGGACGATCCCCGACGGATCGTGGGACTGTACAGGGAGCCGCTCCTGGCGCCGGAGGCCCCCTACGAGGTGGAGGGCGGATTCCGCAACAACGCCATCTTCCCATGCGGCATCGTCCTGGAGGACACGGGCGAGGTGAAGCTCTACTACGGCGCGGCGGATACGGTCATCTGCCTGGCCACAGCCCACGTGGACGACCTGGTCCGCCTGTGCCTCGGCGATCCAGGCTGAGCGCATTCCGATCGCGTCGCCCCCCTTCCTTCAGCATCCAACAGACGTCTGGAACGCACGACACGGAGAGGCGAGGCATGTCTCGCCTCTTTTCCATACCTCACGTCTCCGTGCGACGCCGCCTTGCGAGGCCTCTCCGCGGCTTCCCCGGGATAATCCGCCAGGGTGATGGCAGGAACAACCAAAGATGTCGTATAATATACCCAAAAGCAGTGAGTGAAGGCACTCCCCCAGGCAGTGTACAATTCGCGTCCAGGCGTAGGAGGTGACCCGAGTTGGGTTCCCTGTGTGACGTCATGCCCCCGGACGCAAACGCCCGGCCAGCGACATTCCCCGCACCTCATCCCCCATCCTTCTGATCGATCGGACCCTCGCCGCACTCAAACGCCGCTGGCGTCCCCACCATTGAGCTCAGCCTACGACGAGGCGTTGCCATGAGTAGGGTGAAAGGAGTGAATCCATGGACAGAGCACGTTTCTCGCTGGGCTCCCTCTTCCTGATGATCCTCGCTCTTGCCGTTTGGGCGCTCACGGCCCACGCATTGAGCGGTGCCCCCGGGCCCATCATCGCCTCCACCCCCACGACGAACGCCCTTCGCTTCCCCCTGATCCTGAAGGATCACGAGGGCCAACCCTCTCCCGCGCCGACATCCACCCCGACACCTACAGCCACGCCCGGCCCCACCGCCACCCCCACCTTCACCCCGGTGCCATCGGACTGGTGGTTCACCTCCGGCCAGGAGGCCGACATTATCCTGGGGCTTCACGGCTTCGAGGAGAGCGGAGGGCCCTCCTTCCTGCACCATCCCGGCCAGCTGGCCACCGACGGCACCCATCTGGTCGTCGCCGATACGCGCAACAACCGGGTGCTCATCTGGAACACCATCCCCGTGACGAATTACACGCCCGCCGATGTGGTGGTGGGCCAGCCCAACATGAACGCTGCCGGCGCGGGGCTGGGTCCGGATCACCTGAATTGGCCCGTAGGGGTCGCAACGGACGGCACTCGCCTGATCGTGGCCGACTCCAACAACCATCGCGTGCTCATCTGGAACCGGATCCCCACGAAAAACGGGCAGCCCGCCGATGTCGTGATCGGCCAGAAGGACTTCTACTCCCGCGAGCACG contains:
- a CDS encoding methyltransferase domain-containing protein; this translates as MTHVPSPADLSSPPASSASHTYYVTVATGLEFIAEDEIRERFPSAQAQRSRGKVLFTVDAPPAPLLAIRSAEHLYAFVARISGIPSDRSGLTRLEQVPLEVDWEPALAVWRRFFPDAPEPPAFRVTAQRSGQHAYQSPDVAAALGTGLVRRFGWPVRLKDFDLEVMAYLQGDELTLGITLTPGGLYRRERVAWGRTALKGSIAYAMVRLARVRPGDLLVDPMCGVGTIPIEAALAWPGLRCWGGDRSWGAVSRAALNARHVGAPVHLFHWNVHRLPLDDDSVDAIVCDMPFGRRVGSHELNRRIYPPALREMARVLRPGGQAVLLTLERKLMEQIVRGDPIWRSEAVYPVNVGGLEARLYRLRKRPSA
- a CDS encoding glycosidase; protein product: MEPIIGELHSSPVITRHEANPILTAADVPYPATLVFNPGVTRYQGRYVMVFRNDYGSAEEQRLDGTNLGLAYSDDGIHWEVQPKPCFELSDEEIIRAYDPRLIVMDGRCYMCFAVDTHHGVRGGIAVTDDFESFEILSMSVPDNRNMVLFPEKLGGMYVRLERPFPVYSRGGIERFDIWISDSPDLRYWGNSDLLLAVEDIPFANTKLGPAAPPVKTPHGWLTTFHAVDFDPARGKNGWEESWKKRYTVGVMLLDLDDPRRIVGLYREPLLAPEAPYEVEGGFRNNAIFPCGIVLEDTGEVKLYYGAADTVICLATAHVDDLVRLCLGDPG